Proteins encoded within one genomic window of Arachis ipaensis cultivar K30076 chromosome B08, Araip1.1, whole genome shotgun sequence:
- the LOC107612257 gene encoding transcription factor FER-LIKE IRON DEFICIENCY-INDUCED TRANSCRIPTION FACTOR: protein MDAHQETLIFNNDYEVHDFTEDPNFDQLINLIRGDNNNEDDAAVFFNYGSDIIINDCFLDDNQNQNDLLLPCPTTAHNPYDQIHQSHNNNSSNEVMMNNVCDTNLISSFSCFDEGVVNRENEGEYSSATTTATDEANLSGKPRVKADRSKTLISERRRRSRMKEKLYALRSLVPNITKMDKASIIGDALSYVHELQAQAKKLKAEVAGLEASLFVSENYKASFDDNYIKTVQVTHNSHPINKKIVQIEMVQVEERGYYVKIVCNKGGGVAASLYRALESLVGFSVRNSNFETVCDTILLTFTLNVKGFEPEVNLPNLKLWVTGALLNQGFEFMGNFHY, encoded by the exons ATGGATGCTCACCAAGAAACACTGATATTCAACAATGATTATGAGGTGCATGATTTCACTGAGGACCCCAACTTTGATCAGCTCATCAATTTAATTAGAGGGGATAATAATAATGAAGATGATGCTGCTGTGTTCTTTAACTATGGTTCAGACATTATCATCAATGATTGCTTCCTTGATGATAATCAGAATCAGAATGATTTACTTCTTCCATGCCCTACTACTGCCCATAACCCATATGATCAGATTCATCAGAGCCATAACAACAATAGTAGCAAtgaagtgatgatgaataatgtgTGTGATACTAATCTTATTAGCTCCTTCTCTTGCTTTGATGAAGGGGTGGTTAATAGAGAAAATGAAGGAGAGTATTCTTCTGCAACCACAACTGCAACTGATGAGGCTAATCTTAGTGGTAAACCAAGGGTGAAAGCTGATAGGTCCAAGACTCTCATCTctgagaggaggaggagaagcagAATGAAGGAGAAGCTTTATGCACTCCGCTCTTTGGTCCCTAACATAACAAAG ATGGATAAGGCATCGATCATTGGAGATGCATTATCGTACGTGCATgagcttcaagcacaagctaaGAAGCTCAAGGCTGAGGTTGCAGGACTTGAAGCATCTCTGTTTGTGTCAGAGAATTATAAAGCATCCTTTGATGACAATTACATAAAAACTGTTCAAGTCACACACAATAGCCACCCGATCAACAAGAAGATAGTGCAG ATAGAGATGGTTCAAGTGGAAGAAAGAGGGTATTATGTGAAGATAGTGTGcaacaaaggaggaggagttGCTGCATCACTCTACAGGGCTCTCGAGTCTCTTGTGGGTTTCAGTGTTCGGAATTCGAACTTTGAAACTGTTTGTGACACTATACTACTTACATTTACATTGAAT GTTAAAGGCTTTGAACCAGAAGTTAACCTGCCAAACTTGAAGCTATGGGTGACAGGCGCTCTTCTCAACCAAGGCTTTGAATTCATGGGAAATTTTCATTATTGA